A section of the Camelus dromedarius isolate mCamDro1 chromosome 14, mCamDro1.pat, whole genome shotgun sequence genome encodes:
- the HTR1D gene encoding 5-hydroxytryptamine receptor 1D, producing MSPPNQSVEGLLQGAPNRSLNATETPEAWDPGTLQALKISLAVVLSIITLATVLSNAFVLTTIFLTRKLHTPANYLIGSLAMTDLLVSILVMPISIPYTTTHTWSFGQILCDIWLSSDITCCTASILHLCVIALDRYWAITDALEYSKRRTVGHAAAMIAVVWLISICISIPPLFWRQAKAHEEMSDCLVNTSQISYTIYSTCGAFYIPSVLLVILYGRIYVAARNRILNPPSLYGKRFTTAQLITGSAGSSLCSLNPSLHEGHSHSAGSPFFFNHVKIKLADSVLERKRISAARERKATKTLGIILGAFIVCWLPFFVASLVLPICRDSCWIHPALFDFFTWLGYLNSLINPIIYTVFNEEFRQAFQKVVHFRKAS from the coding sequence ATGTCCCCGCCAAACCAGTCAGTGGAAGGCCTTCTCCAGGGGGCTCCTAACAGATCCCTGAATGCCACAGAAACACCAGAGGCTTGGGATCCAGGGACCCTCCAAGCCCTCAAGATTTCTCTTGCGGTGGTCCTTTCCATCATCACACTGGCCACAGTCCTTTCCAACGCCTTTGTGCTTACCACCATCTTCCTGACCAGGAAGCTCCACACCCCAGCCAACTATCTCATTGGCTCCCTGGCCATGACTGACCTCTTAGTTTCCATCTTGGTCATGCCCATCAGCATCCCATacaccaccacccacacctggAGCTTTGGCCAAATCCTGTGTGACATCTGGCTGTCTTCGGACATCACATGCTGCACGGCCTCCATCCTGCATCTCTGTGTCATTGCTCTGGACAGGTACTGGGCCATCACGGACGCCCTGGAGTACAGTAAACGCCGGACAGTGGGCCATGCGGCTGCCATGATCGCCGTGGTCTGGCTCATCTCCATCTGCATCTCCATCCCACCGCTCTTTTGGCGGCAGGCCAAGGCTCATGAAGAGATGTCGGACTGCCTGGTGAACACTTCTCAGATCTCCTACACCATCTACTCCACCTGTGGGGCCTTCTACATCCCATCTGTGTTGCTCGTCATCCTCTACGGCCGGATCTACGTGGCTGCCCGGAACCGCATCCTGAACCCGCCTTCGCTCTACGGGAAGCGCTTCACCACAGCCCAGCTCATCACAGGCTCCGCGGGGTCCTCGCTGTGCTCGCTCAACCCCAGCCTTCATGAGGGGCACTCTCATTCTGCCGGTTCCCCTTTCTTTTTCAACCACGTGAAAATCAAGCTTGCTGACAGCGTCCTGGAGCGCAAGAGGATTTCGGCAGCTCGAGAGAGGAAAGCCACTAAAACCCTGGGGATCATTCTGGGGGCCTTTATCGTCTGCTGGCTGCCCTTCTTTGTTGCATCTCTGGTCCTCCCCATCTGCCGGGACTCCTGCTGGATCCACCCAGCTCTTTTTGACTTTTTCACCTGGCTAGGCTATTTAAACTCCCTCATCAATCCAATAATCTATACTGTGTTTAACGAAGAGTTCCGACAAGCATTTCAGAAAGTTGTCCATTTCCGGAAAGCCTCTTAG